A genomic region of Glycine max cultivar Williams 82 chromosome 15, Glycine_max_v4.0, whole genome shotgun sequence contains the following coding sequences:
- the LOC100500093 gene encoding 40S ribosomal protein S12-like has protein sequence MSGEEVAVAAEAPAASIPGEPMDIMTALQLVLRKSLAYGGLARGLHEGAKVIEKHAAQLCVLAEDCDQPDYVKLVKALCAEHNVSLLTVPSAKTLGEWAGLCKIDSEGKARKVTGCSCVVVKDFGEEHEAYNVVLQHVKAN, from the exons ATGTCAGG TGAAGAGGTAGCTGTTGCAGCTGAGGCACCTGCTGCTTCAATTCCAGGTGAGCCAATGGACATCATGACTGCTCTACAGCTTGTGCTGAGAAAATCTCTGGCCTATGGTGGTCTTGCACGAGGTCTTCATGAAGGTGCTAAGGTGATCGAGAAGCATGCTGCACAGCTCTGCGTTCTAGCAGAAGATTGTGACCAACCTGATTATGTGAAACTGGTGAAGGCTCTTTGTGCAGAGCACAATGTTAGCCTTTTGACAGTTCCAAGTGCAAAGACCCTTGGAGAATGGGCTGGT TTGTGTAAGATTGATTCAGAGGGAAAGGCTAGGAAGGTAACTGGTTGCTCATGTGTGGTTGTCAAG GATTTCGGGGAGGAACATGAAGCCTATAATGTTGTTCTGCAGCATGTGAAAGCCAACTGA